One segment of Kogia breviceps isolate mKogBre1 chromosome 14, mKogBre1 haplotype 1, whole genome shotgun sequence DNA contains the following:
- the PGAP6 gene encoding post-GPI attachment to proteins factor 6 isoform X7, translated as MLHSNASVNISHPAPGDWFVAAHLPPSSHKIEVKPDMLVVRVVEVSILEPDVPLPQTLLSHPSYLKVFVPEYTQELRLELQGCASNGSLGCPVRLTVGSATLPGNFQKVLTCSSPTQACRLLLPSPPWDRWLQVTAKSLAGPRVSVAFSAVAALTACRPWSVNFQHLLQSSPNQSSNTSTGLLPPTPSYQDLDRRSSMGGGPFCLRSFPVLREDVDVVSVRFQPLDRVSVLVQSDMPSVMRLNLNTGMDSGGSLTISMRVNKTAITNTSVVACVTAASPLLSFNASLSCTTAFFQGHPLSLSASSPMANLIIPYPETDNWYLSLQLMCPERPEECEQASVLVETTLYLVPCLNDCGPYGQCLLLRRHGYLYAGCSCKAGWRGWSCTDNSTAQTAAQQKAAALLLTLSNLMFLAPIAISVHRSLLVEASVYAYTMFFSTFYHACDQPGEAVLCILNYDTLQYCDFLGSGVSIWVTVLCMARLKAALKYVLFLLGALVFAMSLQLDRRAAWNTMGPCLFAIVVMVTMWVYRCGRRRHCYPPSWQRWVFYLLPGISMAAVAITIYTSMMTSDNYYYTHSIWHMLLAGSAAFLLPPREQHTKPWACSQKLTCHYEICKNHRDELYTVT; from the exons ATGCTGCACAGCAACGCCTCCGTCAACATCTCCCACCCAGCACCCGGGGACTGGTTTGTGGCCGCCCACCTGCCCCCCTCATCCCATAAGATTGAGGTGAAG CCTGACATGCTGGTCGTGCGAGTGGTCGAGGTCTCCATCCTGGAGCCTGATGTGCCCCTTCCACAgaccctcctctcccaccccagctACCTCAA AGTCTTCGTCCCCGAGTACACCCAGGAGCTGCGGCTGGAGCTGCAGGGCTGTGCATCCAACGGGAGCCTGGGCTGCCCTGTGCGCCTCACCGTGGGCTCGGCCACCCTGCCTGGAAACTTCCAGAAGGTGCTCACTTGCAGCAGCCCCACCCAGGCCTGCCGCCTGCTGCTGCCCTCACCACCCTGGGATCGGTGGCTGCAAGTGACGGCCAAGAGCCTCGCCGGGCCCCGTGTGTCCGTGGCTTTCAGTGCTGTGGCTGCTCTCACAG CCTGCAGGCCATGGAGTGTGAACTTCCAGCACCTTCTGCAGAGCAGCCCAAACCAGAGCAGCAACACCTCCACTGGTCTGCTGCCCCCGACCCCCAGCTACCAGGACCTGGACCGGAGGAGCAGCATGGGTGGCGGCCCCTTCTGCCTCAGGAGCTTCCCCGTCCTGCGGGAAGACGTGGATGTGGTATCTGTGCGCTTCCAGCCCCTGGACAGGGTCTCGGTGCTCGTGCAGTCGGACATGCCCTCAGTGATGCGGCTGAACCTCAACACAGGCATGGACAGCGGGGGCTCCCTCACCATCTCCATGCGGGTCAATAAG ACCGCGATTACCAACACTTCAGTGGTAGCCTGTGTGACTGCTGCCTCACCCTTGCTCAGCTTCAACGCGTCGCTCAGCTGCACCACAG CTTTCTTCCAGGGCCACCCCCTGTCTCTGAGTGCCTCTTCTCCCATGGCCAACCTCATCATCCCCTACCCAGAGACAGACAACTGGTACCTCTCCCTGCAGCTCATGTGCCCTGAGAGACCTGA GGAGTGTGAGCAGGCCTCGGTCCTCGTGGAGACCACCTTGTACTTGGTGCCCTGCTTGAACGACTGTGGACCCTACGGCCAGTGCCTCCTGCTGCGCAGACATGGCTACCTGTATGCGGGCTGCAGCTGCAAGGCAG GCTGGCGTGGGTGGAGCTGCACAGACAACAGCACAGCCCAGACGGCGGCCCAGCAGAAGGCGGCTGCCCTCTTGCTTACCCTGAGCAACCTCATGTTCCTGGCCCCCATCGCCATCTCCGTGCACCGCTCCCTCCTGGTGGAGGCCTCTGTCTACGCCTACACCATGTTCTTCTCCACG TTCTACCACGCCTGCGACCAGCCGGGTGAAGCGGTGTTGTGCATCCTCAACTATGACACCCTGCAGTACTGCGACTTCCTGGGCTCTGGAGTGTCCATCTGGGTCACCGTCCTCTGCATGGCCCGGCTGAAGGCTGCACTTAAATAC GTTCTGTTTCTCCTGGGCGCTCTGGTCTTCGCCATGTCCTTGCAGCTGGACCGCAGGGCTGCCTGGAACACAATGGGGCCTTGCCTCTTTGCCATTGTGGTCATGGTCACCATGTGG GTGTACCGCTGCGGGCGCCGGCGCCACTGCTACCCCCCCTCCTGGCAGCGCTGGGTCTTCTACCTCCTGCCTGGCATCTCCATGGCCGCTGTGGCCATCACCATCTACACTTCCATGATGACCAGTGACAACTATTACTATACCCACAGCATCTGGCACATGCTGCTGGCAGGGAGCGCAGCCTTCTTGCTGCCACCACGTGAACAGCACACCAAGCCCTGGGCCTGCTCCCAGAAGCTCACCTGCCACTATGAGATCTGCAAGAACCACCGGGACGAGCTGTACACAGTGACATGA
- the PGAP6 gene encoding post-GPI attachment to proteins factor 6 isoform X3, whose amino-acid sequence MRRAGTGTGGAAVAVPVAVPPLLLLLLLARSPPAAAGDGKKSDARLVSEQFSQAPQKLAFYSWYGSARLFHFRVPTDTVLLRWLLQVSRGSGPTCTNVEITVYFRYGAPPIINPLGTSFPDNTSVQPSFLLKMLHSNASVNISHPAPGDWFVAAHLPPSSHKIEVKPDMLVVRVVEVSILEPDVPLPQTLLSHPSYLKVFVPEYTQELRLELQGCASNGSLGCPVRLTVGSATLPGNFQKVLTCSSPTQACRLLLPSPPWDRWLQVTAKSLAGPRVSVAFSAVAALTACRPWSVNFQHLLQSSPNQSSNTSTGLLPPTPSYQDLDRRSSMGGGPFCLRSFPVLREDVDVVSVRFQPLDRVSVLVQSDMPSVMRLNLNTGMDSGGSLTISMRVNKTAITNTSVVACVTAASPLLSFNASLSCTTAFFQGHPLSLSASSPMANLIIPYPETDNWYLSLQLMCPERPEECEQASVLVETTLYLVPCLNDCGPYGQCLLLRRHGYLYAGCSCKAGWRGWSCTDNSTAQTAAQQKAAALLLTLSNLMFLAPIAISVHRSLLVEASVYAYTMFFSTFYHACDQPGEAVLCILNYDTLQYCDFLGSGVSIWVTVLCMARLKAALKYVLFLLGALVFAMSLQLDRRAAWNTMGPCLFAIVVMVTMWVYRCGRRRHCYPPSWQRWVFYLLPGISMAAVAITIYTSMMTSDNYYYTHSIWHMLLAGSAAFLLPPREQHTKPWACSQKLTCHYEICKNHRDELYTVT is encoded by the exons ATGCGCCGGGCTGGGACCGGGACCGGGGGCGCGGCGGTGGCGGTGCCGGTGGCGGtgccgccgctgctgctgctgctgctgcttgctCGGTCCCCGCCTGCCGCCGCCGGCGACGGCAAAAAGAGCG ATGCCAGGCTGGTGTCGGAGCAGTTTTCGCAGGCCCCGCAGAAGCTGGCTTTCTACAGCTGGTATGGCAGTGCCAGGCTCTTCCACTTCCGGGTACCCACAGACACAGTGCTGCTGCGCTGGCTGCTGCAGGTGTCCAGGGGCAGTGGCCCCACCTGCACCAATGTGGAGATCACCGT gTACTTCCGCTACGGCGCCCCTCCCATCATCAACCCACTGGGCACCAGCTTCCCTGACAATACCTCCGTTCAGCCCTCTTTCCTCCTCAAGATGCTGCACAGCAACGCCTCCGTCAACATCTCCCACCCAGCACCCGGGGACTGGTTTGTGGCCGCCCACCTGCCCCCCTCATCCCATAAGATTGAGGTGAAG CCTGACATGCTGGTCGTGCGAGTGGTCGAGGTCTCCATCCTGGAGCCTGATGTGCCCCTTCCACAgaccctcctctcccaccccagctACCTCAA AGTCTTCGTCCCCGAGTACACCCAGGAGCTGCGGCTGGAGCTGCAGGGCTGTGCATCCAACGGGAGCCTGGGCTGCCCTGTGCGCCTCACCGTGGGCTCGGCCACCCTGCCTGGAAACTTCCAGAAGGTGCTCACTTGCAGCAGCCCCACCCAGGCCTGCCGCCTGCTGCTGCCCTCACCACCCTGGGATCGGTGGCTGCAAGTGACGGCCAAGAGCCTCGCCGGGCCCCGTGTGTCCGTGGCTTTCAGTGCTGTGGCTGCTCTCACAG CCTGCAGGCCATGGAGTGTGAACTTCCAGCACCTTCTGCAGAGCAGCCCAAACCAGAGCAGCAACACCTCCACTGGTCTGCTGCCCCCGACCCCCAGCTACCAGGACCTGGACCGGAGGAGCAGCATGGGTGGCGGCCCCTTCTGCCTCAGGAGCTTCCCCGTCCTGCGGGAAGACGTGGATGTGGTATCTGTGCGCTTCCAGCCCCTGGACAGGGTCTCGGTGCTCGTGCAGTCGGACATGCCCTCAGTGATGCGGCTGAACCTCAACACAGGCATGGACAGCGGGGGCTCCCTCACCATCTCCATGCGGGTCAATAAG ACCGCGATTACCAACACTTCAGTGGTAGCCTGTGTGACTGCTGCCTCACCCTTGCTCAGCTTCAACGCGTCGCTCAGCTGCACCACAG CTTTCTTCCAGGGCCACCCCCTGTCTCTGAGTGCCTCTTCTCCCATGGCCAACCTCATCATCCCCTACCCAGAGACAGACAACTGGTACCTCTCCCTGCAGCTCATGTGCCCTGAGAGACCTGA GGAGTGTGAGCAGGCCTCGGTCCTCGTGGAGACCACCTTGTACTTGGTGCCCTGCTTGAACGACTGTGGACCCTACGGCCAGTGCCTCCTGCTGCGCAGACATGGCTACCTGTATGCGGGCTGCAGCTGCAAGGCAG GCTGGCGTGGGTGGAGCTGCACAGACAACAGCACAGCCCAGACGGCGGCCCAGCAGAAGGCGGCTGCCCTCTTGCTTACCCTGAGCAACCTCATGTTCCTGGCCCCCATCGCCATCTCCGTGCACCGCTCCCTCCTGGTGGAGGCCTCTGTCTACGCCTACACCATGTTCTTCTCCACG TTCTACCACGCCTGCGACCAGCCGGGTGAAGCGGTGTTGTGCATCCTCAACTATGACACCCTGCAGTACTGCGACTTCCTGGGCTCTGGAGTGTCCATCTGGGTCACCGTCCTCTGCATGGCCCGGCTGAAGGCTGCACTTAAATAC GTTCTGTTTCTCCTGGGCGCTCTGGTCTTCGCCATGTCCTTGCAGCTGGACCGCAGGGCTGCCTGGAACACAATGGGGCCTTGCCTCTTTGCCATTGTGGTCATGGTCACCATGTGG GTGTACCGCTGCGGGCGCCGGCGCCACTGCTACCCCCCCTCCTGGCAGCGCTGGGTCTTCTACCTCCTGCCTGGCATCTCCATGGCCGCTGTGGCCATCACCATCTACACTTCCATGATGACCAGTGACAACTATTACTATACCCACAGCATCTGGCACATGCTGCTGGCAGGGAGCGCAGCCTTCTTGCTGCCACCACGTGAACAGCACACCAAGCCCTGGGCCTGCTCCCAGAAGCTCACCTGCCACTATGAGATCTGCAAGAACCACCGGGACGAGCTGTACACAGTGACATGA
- the PGAP6 gene encoding post-GPI attachment to proteins factor 6 isoform X6: MLHSNASVNISHPAPGDWFVAAHLPPSSHKIEVKGFVPTCAYIFQPDMLVVRVVEVSILEPDVPLPQTLLSHPSYLKVFVPEYTQELRLELQGCASNGSLGCPVRLTVGSATLPGNFQKVLTCSSPTQACRLLLPSPPWDRWLQVTAKSLAGPRVSVAFSAVAALTACRPWSVNFQHLLQSSPNQSSNTSTGLLPPTPSYQDLDRRSSMGGGPFCLRSFPVLREDVDVVSVRFQPLDRVSVLVQSDMPSVMRLNLNTGMDSGGSLTISMRVNKTAITNTSVVACVTAASPLLSFNASLSCTTAFFQGHPLSLSASSPMANLIIPYPETDNWYLSLQLMCPERPEECEQASVLVETTLYLVPCLNDCGPYGQCLLLRRHGYLYAGCSCKAGWRGWSCTDNSTAQTAAQQKAAALLLTLSNLMFLAPIAISVHRSLLVEASVYAYTMFFSTFYHACDQPGEAVLCILNYDTLQYCDFLGSGVSIWVTVLCMARLKAALKYVLFLLGALVFAMSLQLDRRAAWNTMGPCLFAIVVMVTMWVYRCGRRRHCYPPSWQRWVFYLLPGISMAAVAITIYTSMMTSDNYYYTHSIWHMLLAGSAAFLLPPREQHTKPWACSQKLTCHYEICKNHRDELYTVT, translated from the exons ATGCTGCACAGCAACGCCTCCGTCAACATCTCCCACCCAGCACCCGGGGACTGGTTTGTGGCCGCCCACCTGCCCCCCTCATCCCATAAGATTGAGGTGAAG GGCTTTGTTCCCACCTGTGCCTACATCTTCCAGCCTGACATGCTGGTCGTGCGAGTGGTCGAGGTCTCCATCCTGGAGCCTGATGTGCCCCTTCCACAgaccctcctctcccaccccagctACCTCAA AGTCTTCGTCCCCGAGTACACCCAGGAGCTGCGGCTGGAGCTGCAGGGCTGTGCATCCAACGGGAGCCTGGGCTGCCCTGTGCGCCTCACCGTGGGCTCGGCCACCCTGCCTGGAAACTTCCAGAAGGTGCTCACTTGCAGCAGCCCCACCCAGGCCTGCCGCCTGCTGCTGCCCTCACCACCCTGGGATCGGTGGCTGCAAGTGACGGCCAAGAGCCTCGCCGGGCCCCGTGTGTCCGTGGCTTTCAGTGCTGTGGCTGCTCTCACAG CCTGCAGGCCATGGAGTGTGAACTTCCAGCACCTTCTGCAGAGCAGCCCAAACCAGAGCAGCAACACCTCCACTGGTCTGCTGCCCCCGACCCCCAGCTACCAGGACCTGGACCGGAGGAGCAGCATGGGTGGCGGCCCCTTCTGCCTCAGGAGCTTCCCCGTCCTGCGGGAAGACGTGGATGTGGTATCTGTGCGCTTCCAGCCCCTGGACAGGGTCTCGGTGCTCGTGCAGTCGGACATGCCCTCAGTGATGCGGCTGAACCTCAACACAGGCATGGACAGCGGGGGCTCCCTCACCATCTCCATGCGGGTCAATAAG ACCGCGATTACCAACACTTCAGTGGTAGCCTGTGTGACTGCTGCCTCACCCTTGCTCAGCTTCAACGCGTCGCTCAGCTGCACCACAG CTTTCTTCCAGGGCCACCCCCTGTCTCTGAGTGCCTCTTCTCCCATGGCCAACCTCATCATCCCCTACCCAGAGACAGACAACTGGTACCTCTCCCTGCAGCTCATGTGCCCTGAGAGACCTGA GGAGTGTGAGCAGGCCTCGGTCCTCGTGGAGACCACCTTGTACTTGGTGCCCTGCTTGAACGACTGTGGACCCTACGGCCAGTGCCTCCTGCTGCGCAGACATGGCTACCTGTATGCGGGCTGCAGCTGCAAGGCAG GCTGGCGTGGGTGGAGCTGCACAGACAACAGCACAGCCCAGACGGCGGCCCAGCAGAAGGCGGCTGCCCTCTTGCTTACCCTGAGCAACCTCATGTTCCTGGCCCCCATCGCCATCTCCGTGCACCGCTCCCTCCTGGTGGAGGCCTCTGTCTACGCCTACACCATGTTCTTCTCCACG TTCTACCACGCCTGCGACCAGCCGGGTGAAGCGGTGTTGTGCATCCTCAACTATGACACCCTGCAGTACTGCGACTTCCTGGGCTCTGGAGTGTCCATCTGGGTCACCGTCCTCTGCATGGCCCGGCTGAAGGCTGCACTTAAATAC GTTCTGTTTCTCCTGGGCGCTCTGGTCTTCGCCATGTCCTTGCAGCTGGACCGCAGGGCTGCCTGGAACACAATGGGGCCTTGCCTCTTTGCCATTGTGGTCATGGTCACCATGTGG GTGTACCGCTGCGGGCGCCGGCGCCACTGCTACCCCCCCTCCTGGCAGCGCTGGGTCTTCTACCTCCTGCCTGGCATCTCCATGGCCGCTGTGGCCATCACCATCTACACTTCCATGATGACCAGTGACAACTATTACTATACCCACAGCATCTGGCACATGCTGCTGGCAGGGAGCGCAGCCTTCTTGCTGCCACCACGTGAACAGCACACCAAGCCCTGGGCCTGCTCCCAGAAGCTCACCTGCCACTATGAGATCTGCAAGAACCACCGGGACGAGCTGTACACAGTGACATGA